The Arachis hypogaea cultivar Tifrunner chromosome 16, arahy.Tifrunner.gnm2.J5K5, whole genome shotgun sequence genome contains a region encoding:
- the LOC140180034 gene encoding formin-like protein 8, translating into MRKRKEYLMLSLQVLLGGIKDELSEVKKATIIDHQNFISIFYTLNAHVSKIREIVTKCCGDDNERGGFVKEMKGFVEECEEELKFVKDEHLRIMELGKKTNEYYYLGGGGRSNPFELFLIARDFVDMVDEVCSDLRRKIEKKNVGGGEGASRTPLSPSKKSPLRFPKFDLHFLSNMSSATSCSSLSDDDF; encoded by the coding sequence atgagaaagagaaaagagtatCTGATGCTTAGTTTACAAGTGTTGTTGGGAGGTATAAAGGATGAGTTATCTGAAGtaaagaaagcaacaataattgatCATCAGAATTTCATTAGTATCTTCTACACTCTCAATGCTCATGTTAGCAAAATTCGAGAGATTGTAACAAAATGCTGTGGCGACGACAATGAGAGAGGTGGATTTGTTAAGGAAATGAAAGGGTTTGTCGAGGAATGCGAGGAGGAGCTTAAATTTGTGAAAGATGAACATCTTAGGATCATGGAGCTTGGGAAGAAAACCAATGAGTATTATTATCTAGGAGGTGGAGGAAGATCAAACCCCTTTGAACTATTTCTTATTGCGAGAGATTTTGTTGACATGGTGGATGAGGTTTGCAGTGATCTCAGAAGGAAGATAGAAAAGAAGAATGTAGGAGGAGGAGAAGGTGCATCAAGAACACCTCTTTCACCCTCAAAGAAATCACCACTCAGGTTCCCAAAGTTTGATTTGCACTTTCTATCAAACATGTCAAGTGCAACATCATGTTCTAGCCTATCAGATGATGATTTCTGA